The Actinomycetota bacterium genome includes a region encoding these proteins:
- a CDS encoding cyclic nucleotide-binding domain-containing protein: MARPISHSLMLALRGCPEFASLSDSELLDVVGMSANLRWKAGQVVFEKDSAADGLYIVLNGRVQIFDADDADRPVVAEAGPGESFGELSLLLHTTHTLGARAVEDTELMVVTKSCFQELMATHPDLAKHFRRKLSERLPGLKSG; this comes from the coding sequence ATGGCCAGACCGATCTCCCACAGCCTCATGCTGGCCCTGCGGGGCTGTCCGGAGTTCGCGTCGCTGTCGGATTCCGAGCTTCTGGACGTCGTCGGCATGTCGGCGAACCTGCGCTGGAAGGCCGGCCAGGTCGTCTTCGAGAAGGACTCGGCCGCCGACGGGCTGTACATCGTGCTGAACGGGCGCGTTCAGATCTTCGACGCCGACGACGCGGACAGGCCGGTGGTCGCGGAGGCCGGTCCCGGCGAGTCGTTCGGTGAGCTGTCCCTGCTGCTGCACACCACGCACACGCTGGGCGCCCGGGCGGTCGAGGACACCGAGTTGATGGTGGTCACCAAGTCGTGCTTCCAGGAGCTCATGGCGACGCACCCTGACCTCGCGAAGCACTTCCGGCGCAAGCTGTCCGAGCGCCTGCCGGGCCTCAAGTCCGGCTGA